GATGTTGCGCATGTGCTTGCGCATCGAAAAATGCGCATCCAGCGGATGGCGGAAGACGCAGATGTATTGCGCCTGATCGTGCAACGGTAGGCCGTCCATCGGGGTATGGCTTTTCATGCTGCGGCGGTGGCGCATGGCTTCGAGCCTTTCGGCGACCTCGGCCATTTCGCGGACGCGGATGTCGACCCAGGGCATTTTCACCGACAATTCCGTCTCGACCTCTGGATCGCCGGACAGCAGCAGGGCGACGATGGTCTGCATCCAGGTGGTGCCGGATTTGGGCGGGGTCACGACGATGATGTCGTCAGGCCGGATATTCACCATGTCCCAACGCCGGTTGTCGGTAAGCGGGCCAAGATAGAGCTGGCGGGAAGCGATGGCGGTTCTCCTTGATGGATGGGGTTCTGTCGTGGCGGCTGGCGAGTGCGACGGATCGCGTCAGCATGTGACGGGTGCGAGCTTGACTCAATCCCGGAATGCCTGGTGCGGGACGAAACTGACGTTTTTGCGACGATCGACAAGCCGCGCGTCTCCGGGCCGCGGTGCGGCGACCAACCGCCGGGATTGCGCGATTTATGCCAGCCAAATCCGCAAACTTTCCGAGCCTCGCGCAATCGTCGACAAATCGCCGTGCCGGGGGGCGGCCCGGCGATGCGCGGCGGCCTTCGGCCTTCATTCCGCGCTGGCGCAACTTCCACACCGGGCTCCTCACGGCCATTGGAGATCCGCCGATCCTTTCGTCTGAGCGGTCGCACAACTTGACCTCTCGACCTGTTCCGGTCAGGTAATTCGAAACGGTCGGAGGGGCATATGACGATTTCCTTGAACGGCAAGCGCGGCCTGGTGATGGGCGTGGCGAACGAACGCTCGATCGCGTGGGGCATCGCCAAGGCCTGCGCCGAGGCCGGGGCCGAGCTGGCCTTTACCTACCAGGGCGAGGCGTTCGGCAAGCGGCTGGAACCGCTGGCGGCCAGCGTCGGCAGCGATTTCATGGTCGATGTGGACGTCACTGACGACGCCTCGCTGGACGCGGCCTTCGCGGCGTTGTCGGCGCGGTGGGACAGCCTGGACTTTCTCGTTCATGCCATCGCCTTTTCCGACAAGTCGGAACTGACGGGGCGGTTCCTGAACACCAGCCGGGCGAATTTCAAGAACTCGATGGATATCAGCTGTTACAGCTTTATCGAGGTGGCGCGCCGCGCCCATCCGCTGATGGCCGGCAAGGGCGGTTGTCTGATCACCCTGACCTATGCCGGGTCGAACCGCGTGGTGCCGAACTACAACGTGATGGGCGTGGCCAAGGCGGCGCTGGAATCGGCGACGCGCTACCTGGCCAACGATCTGGGCCGCGACGGCATCCGCGTGAACGCCATCAGCCCCGGCCCGATGAAGACGCTGGCCGGTGCGGCGATCGGCGGGGCACGCAAGACCTACAAGCACACCGACATGAATGCGCCGTTGGGCGCCAATGCAACGCTTGAGGCCGTGGGCGGCACGGCGGTCTACCTGGTCTCGGATGCCGGTGCCTGCACGACCGGCGAGATCATCCATGTCGACGGTGGCTTTCACGTGCTGGGCATGCCGCAATACGAGAACCTGTGAGGGTGCCATGACCATGAAACGTTGGATGACGGGATGCGTTGCGGCCCTTTCGGTCGCGGGTTGCATGCAAGCGGCACCGTCGACCGGGCCGTCGGCCTCGACGGATGGCCACGCGGCCAAGTTGCGGCCGGGCATGTCGCCCAACGACGCATTCCTGACCTTCGGCCCCGAAAGCGGGTTCGAGCGCAACCCGGCCAACTGGGACGAAAGCTGCCTTTCCTATGCCTATGGTCCGGCCGAGCAGCCGCGTTACGTGCATGCGCGGTTCGTCAACGATGCGCTGGCTACGGCGACGGACGGGCATCCCGGCATTTGTTCCTATACCGACGCGCCGGTCACCGGGCAGGCCTGATCCGGTCGCGTTGCGTGGTCAGAACCACTGCCCCGGCTCCATCAGGCCGAGATCCAGCAATTGCCGCGAATGCCATTCGAACGGCGTGGAGTTGTGCCATTTGAAGCTGCGGATGTCGAAGGTCGATCCGGGGTTCAGCTTGAGCGCCTTGGCGGTGCGGAACGACACGATCGCCGCAGTGACGTTGTTGTGCCACGGACAGGCATAGGTGTTGTATTCCTCGTCATCGAAGGTGTGATCCTCGCGCAGGTGCAGCCCGGGCTTGGCGCGCCATAGTGCGATCCGGTCGATCTTGCGCCGCTCGATCGGCACGTGTTCCTCGTAGCGCCAGCGCAGCCCGCCGAAGAAATCCAGTTGCCTGTCCTTCGGGTGATTGTCATTCGCCGGGTCGGGCCGTGCCAGCGCATAGTATCCGGACCGGTCCAGGAACGCTTCGTCCAGCGACACCGCGTCGGGCCAGCGATCCAGGTCGCCGGCATACAGGTCGACCACATAGGTCAACATCGCGTCGCGCCGTTCCTCGGTGTGAAAGGACAGCATCTCGCCGACCGAGCGGGTCTCGCAGAAGGGGTAGAACAGGTATTCGGCGTTGTAGCAGTAATACATCCAGATGCCCGGCGCGGCGGCGTTCACCGCGTTCACCGCCCGCGGCACCGCGCCATCGACCTTGAGATCGCAGGTGACGCGATGCACGTCGTCGGCCACGTCGGGCGCCAAGTCGATCACGTCATCCATGAAAGCGACGATGGCGTGGAACCCGCTGTGCAGGTGATGGCGCAGCGTGGTGTCGACTTCGACCGCATCCTCGCAGAAGACCAGCGCGACCGGCCCCTTGGCCAGCGCCGCCTTGCCCCGTGACAGGAAATCGTCAAGCCCGGAATATCGCATCTGCCCGCCTCTGCCCGCTTTTGGTGGAGAATCGGTGAAAATCTGGTGCATTGCAAGACAAGGGCGATCTGCGCTATCTGCCCGCTCTGACCCTGATCCGGAGACGACCATGTCCGCGACGAAGAAGTTGTTCATCAAGACCTATGGCTGCCAGATGAACGTCTACGACAGCGAACGCATGGCCGAGGCCATGGGCGGGCAAGGCTATGTCACGACCGACAGCCCCGACGATGCCGACATGATCCTGCTGAACACC
This sequence is a window from Thalassococcus arenae. Protein-coding genes within it:
- a CDS encoding enoyl-ACP reductase FabI — its product is MTISLNGKRGLVMGVANERSIAWGIAKACAEAGAELAFTYQGEAFGKRLEPLAASVGSDFMVDVDVTDDASLDAAFAALSARWDSLDFLVHAIAFSDKSELTGRFLNTSRANFKNSMDISCYSFIEVARRAHPLMAGKGGCLITLTYAGSNRVVPNYNVMGVAKAALESATRYLANDLGRDGIRVNAISPGPMKTLAGAAIGGARKTYKHTDMNAPLGANATLEAVGGTAVYLVSDAGACTTGEIIHVDGGFHVLGMPQYENL
- a CDS encoding glycosyltransferase family 2 protein; the protein is MRYSGLDDFLSRGKAALAKGPVALVFCEDAVEVDTTLRHHLHSGFHAIVAFMDDVIDLAPDVADDVHRVTCDLKVDGAVPRAVNAVNAAAPGIWMYYCYNAEYLFYPFCETRSVGEMLSFHTEERRDAMLTYVVDLYAGDLDRWPDAVSLDEAFLDRSGYYALARPDPANDNHPKDRQLDFFGGLRWRYEEHVPIERRKIDRIALWRAKPGLHLREDHTFDDEEYNTYACPWHNNVTAAIVSFRTAKALKLNPGSTFDIRSFKWHNSTPFEWHSRQLLDLGLMEPGQWF